The region TGTGCTGATGGACAACACCTGGGCGACACCGCTGTTCTTCCAGCCGATCAAGCATGGAGTTGATCTCTCCATTCAGGCAGGCACGAAATATATTGTTGGCCATTCTGATGTGATGCTCGGCACCATTGCTGCGAGTGAGCGCGCCTGGCCTCTCCTGCAGGAAACGCATGGCAATATGGGCCTTTGCGCCGGGCCTGACGACATTTACCTGGCCCTGCGCGGCCTCAGGACGATGGGAACACGCCTCAAGCAGCACCAGACCAATGCTCTTGAGATGGCTCGCTGGCTTGAAGGCCACGCCGAGGTTGCCCGAGTCCTTCACCCGGGCCTTGAAAGCAATCCGGGGCACGAACTCTGGAAGAGGGATTTCACCGGCGCGTCCGGCCTGTTCGGCATCATCCTGCAGCCTGGCTCGATTAACGCTGTAAAAGCCTTCCTTGACGCACTCACCCTCTACGGCATGGGTTATTCCTGGGGCGGTTTTGAAAGCCTGGCCATCTATGCAAATCCGTCGTCCTACAGAACGGCAACAAAATGGGAAGCTGAAGGTCCCCTTATCCGCCTTCATATCGGCCTTGAACATTTTGACGATCTGAAAGCTGACCTAGAAAACGGCCTGAAGGCCTACGCAGCAGCACGATAACAAAAAGGGCGTGTCCTGTATTTCAAGGACACGCCCTTTTTGAATGGCGACTCCGGCAGGATTCGAACCTGCGACCATCGGCTTAGAAGGCCGGTGCTCTATCCAGCTGAGCTACGGAGCCGAACCGGTAAAACCGGGCAGCGGTTTAGAAGATGCACACTAGTGCGTCCAGTTCCCATCCACACGGTTGAATTTGAAATTGTCAGAATAGGCGACCTGACGGCGCTTGCGTTCCTTGGGCTCCGTCACACGATATGGCAGATCATTCCGCTCGGCGTAGGAGATAGCGTCTTCACGCGTCTCGAATGAAAGACGAACCTGCTGGTTCATATCGGTGGAAGATGTCCAGCCCATGAGTGGCTCTACCGATTTGGCAGAGGATGGTTCGAACTCAACAACCCATCGCTGGGTTTTGGCCTGACCGGACTGCATGGCTGTTTTGGCCGGACGGTAGATGCGGACAGCGCCTGTGCTCATAGCCATATGCCTTTCGCTTGTCTTACCGCCGGAGATCATGGTCGGAGCGGCAGGATTCGAACCTGCGACCCTCTGGTCCCAAACCAGATGCGCTACCAGGCTGCGCTACGCTCCGTAACCGTGACCTTCGGCGAACCTTCTATGCGTACCATAACCAAAAGGCAAGAGGGTAAAAACCAAATCCTCAGGTTTTTTCCACATATGGTTCAAAGTCGTTTTTATCAGCTCAGGGTCAAGACTCATTGCTCATGCCCATTCTGTTCATCAGGGAAATTCATAATGGGTAGAAACAAGAGCGCAGGACAGGTAGACCCTATTCAAGCTGTTGTTTGTGGTCAGGCTGAACTTCCCTGATGAACCCGATGGGCGGGGGCATTTTACCGCCCGGCTTTGTTGGAGATCCTTGAAAACCAGAAGGTTTCCTGCGGACCTCCGCCGCGTCGGACGAAAAAATGACTACCGCAGAATGGACGTGAGCAATGAGTCTTGACCCTAAAACCGTCCTTCCCCCTTCGCTACGCGCAATACGAGTTCATGCTTTGTTAGTCGCCGATCATTATTATACCACCTCAGGCACAGATGTTATTCTACACTAAGGTAGACAACCTTGATCGGTCTGAAAGCAAAACATGTCGTACTGATTGCCGATGACAGTGCAACTGTTCGACATATTCTTCGATCAATACTTGAGAGAGAAGACCGCGATCTGGAAATCCTGGAAGCGAGCAATGGCGATGAGTGCTCGCGCCTGCTGCAGTCAGGTCAGATCGACATCGCCTTTATCGATCAGTACATGCCGGGCATGAATGGTATTGATGCCATCCGGCAGACTGACTGTGCAAACAAGTCTGCCTTTATTGTGGTTATGTCGGCAAATGCAACGGACGCTGACATCGAAAACGCCCGGAAAGCCGGTGTCTACGAATTCCTCAAAAAACCGTTTCAGGCATCGGATGTTCAGCAGCTTCTGGCCCAGCACGATCATATCTCCATCATGCGTCCGATTCTGATCGTCGATGATTCAAAAGTTGTCCGGAAACTGGTCAGACAGGTTCTGGAAAACAGCCAGTTCAATCTGTCGGTCAGCGAAGCGGCACACTCAGATACAGCCTGCCAGCTGGCAAGCCGAATCCCCTTCAACCTCGCACTGATCGATTTCAACATGCCCGGCAAAAATGGGCTCGAAACCGCACGTCTCATCAGATCCCTTCAGCCACAGGCGAGAATCATTCTGATGACAAGTGAGGCAACGCCTGAGCTGGTGGCACGCGCCAGACAGGATCGTCTGGCTGGTTTCCTCAAAAAACCGTTTTATCGCGAGGAGTTGGACCAGATTCTGCACCTGGTCCTGGGCCTGCAGGCACCACGGTTCGACAATTCAACCCCGGAAGAAGAACCAGATGACGTTGTGATGCTTTAGCCATCACGGAGACCGGTTCCTCAGCTGGCTTCAAGGCTTGATCACTGGATGGACGATTCTGTCTCCGGTGACCAGCCCGAGACGCCGCGCTGTACCGGCCACCACTTCCAGCACATACCGCACCGGCTGACCTGACGGAATAATTGTTTCTGATTGCGGAACCGCATCATGGTGGATATGCGCAATCGCACCATCAGATTTCACAAAAATCATATCCAGAGGTACAAAGGTATTTTTCATCCAGAAGAAGACCGGCTGTTCGGACCGGAAATCAAACAGCATGCTGTCATCTGCAGCCATTGATCGGCGAAACATCAGCCCCCTCGCCCGCCTGTCATCTGTATCCGCCACCGTTGTACGGAATACGTGCTCACCGCCTTTCGTCAGAATGCGAACCTCATCAGCATTGGCGAACACAGGATTCCCGGACGAGATCACCGTCATCAGTAACAGCAGCATTCCAGAAATGTAGACTGACCAGGGCCTGACTTTGCACATCATGAAACATTTCCCCAAAGAACGGCGAATATAAGAGCTCGACTATATGGCACAAAAAAGAAAGGCCCACAGCAGGCTGCAGGCCATCTTCAAATCAAATCGTGCCTAAATCATTTCTCACAGAATGGACATCAGCAACGCGTTTTGTCCTTAGTGAGCACTTGGCCCGGATGCTCCGGCAACAGGGCGAATTTCAGTCGCCATCTTGCCTTTGGGGCCATCTCCATAGCGGACAAGAACCACCTGCCCGGGACGCAGCTCTGCGATGCCGTATCGCCGAAGCGTTTCCATATGAACAAAGATATCCTGGCTGTCGTCGCCCTGGGTCAGAAAACCGAAGCCGCGAATGCGGTTGAACCATTTGACGGTAGCCGTCTCCAGATCACTGGTCGGCGTCACATCAATAAATGGCTGCATCTGAGGCTGTTCAGTCGGCAATGTCGCGCTTGAATCATCCATACTCAGAATGCGGAAAGCCTGAAGACCACGTGGCCGGTTCAAGACCTCGCACACAATGCGCGCGCCCTCATAAGCAGTCTGGTATCCGTCCCGCCTCAAACAGGTGACATGCAGCAAGACATCGGGAAGATCTGCATCAGGGATGATAAAGCCATATCCCTTCGCAACATCGAACCATTTGATAACACCGGAGATTTCCAAGACATCAACTGCGGCCTCTTCAGAGAAGCCATCGTCCGGTCTCGACTCAGGCGAGTATTTCGCCCCCATAATACTGCCCCGTTCGTTTACCGCCTATACACAGAATCGCGTGACCCGATTCACGAGGCAAGGATAACATCGGTGTCGACCAGCGCCATATTTTTTTTAAAGAATTAACCAAGTGTTTGTGAATACAGCCGTTATTGGGGCGTTTCCATTCAGCCAATCATTCATTTTCTGCCAGTGCATCAAACACCGGCCCGATCTGACCGTGAATCACACAGTCGGCGAGATCATCCAGCGGTGTTTCCTCACCATTCACAAGGGCCAGCCGGGCACCACCCTGTTTTGCAACAAGAGGCAATGAGGCAGCCGGTTGTACCTGCAGGCTGGAGCCAACTGCAATAAACAGATCACAATCTGAGGAATAGTTGATCGCTTTATGGAGGTCCTGTTCAGACAGGGCCTGACCAAACGAGATAACCGCAGCCTTGTGGAGTTCACCGCACGTCTCACAACGCGGAGACAAACCGGTCTCATCAACGATGCGCTGCATATCGTCCAGCTCCGCCCTTTCCCCGCAACCAAGACAACGGGAGAAAGTGCCGTGCCCATGAAGAGCCACCACCCGGTCGGGCGACACACCGGAGCGCTCATGCAAACCGTCAATATTCTGAGTTATAGCAGCCGACGCACGCCCCTGCCTGATCAGATCCGCCATGAACGTATGAGCTTTGCCGGGTTCGGCTTCAGAGAAGACAGCCTGCATCATGAAGCGACGGCTCCAATCCTCAAGACGGGCGTCCTCCGAAGCGATGAAATCCTGATATGGAATTGGCTGCATTCTGGTCCACAGCCCGCCCGGGCTGCGATAGTCGGGAATGCCTGACTCTGTTGAAATACCGGCGCCGGTAAAAAACACAATCCGGCCCGCCTCTTCAATCATCGACCGAAGCAGAGAAACCGGATCAGCAGTCATCAGACAGGTTCCGAACCCAGTAACCAGTCAACAGACGCACAGACTTCATCCAGCGCCGTTTTTACCCGGTGGGACATATGACGCGCCCTGACATAGCCATGGACCAGCTCCGCGTCATTTCTCAACCGGCAGGGAATGCCGGCTTCATGCAGCCGTTCAGCAAACTGACTACCATCATCCCGAAGCGGATCGATATCAGCCGTAAACACCGCCGCGCGTGGAAAGATACTGAAATCCGGCTGGTAAAGTGGGGCAAACTCCGGTGAAGCCTCAAAGCGTTCAAACTCGGACTCGCCATAGATCCGAAAGTAATATTCGCAATCCTCGCGGGTCAACATCGGCGCATGCGCATGCTCTTCATAAGACGGAGCGGTACGATCACCGCCAAAGCCGGGATAAATATGCAGCTGGCCATCCGGTCCCTGTGTTCCAAGCCGGTGACAACGGACAACAACCTCAACCAGATCAACCATGTCAACAGCGTGCTGCAGCGCTATGCCATCAACTTCCGTGGCAGTGTACATGATCGAGCGATCGAACTGAGGGACGTGGTCCTTTGGACCAATGAAGAGCAGTCTCAATCAGCCATATCGTCAATCGCCAGTCTGAAAGCATTTTATGCAGAGTCTGATGAGCGCATGCGTGATTTGCTGGGCAAGCACAAGCCGAGCAAGGAGAGCGAGCCGCTTATTCAGGCAATCCGTGATATCGAAGCTCGTACCGAACCTTTGATCAGTAAAATCATTGAACTCAGGGAAACCGGTAATCAGGATCAGGCCAAATTGATGCTGATGCAGGATGCCCGACCCGCCTTCATTGACTGGCTTGCAAGTATCAACGCCTATATCGATTATCAGGAAGCGCAAAACCAGAAGATCGGCTCTTCGGTCAACGATGTAATCGGTGGTTTTCAGATGATTATGCTGATCGTCAGTTTTGTCGCCGTACTGATCGGTCTGATGACGGCTGCGTGGTGTTTTGTTTCAATCCGGGCCCTGACCCCGCTTACGAATATCGTAACGCGCCTTGCAGAAGGTGATCTTGCCGTACAGGTCCCGCAGAAAGATGCCAAAGACGAGGTTTCTGCTATTTACAGAGCCGTATCGGTTCTGAAGACGTGCAGTGTTGAAGCACGAGAGGCGCAGGAAGTCCAAAGTCTCAAAGACAGCGAAGACGCTGAAAGCCGTAGTCGGGAACTTGCGGAGATGGCCGAGACATTGAAGCAGTCCGTCGGACTGATTGCCAATGAGCTTCAGCAGTCAACGCGCAATCTCATGATTGAGGCCGATTCTCTTGCGGATACAGCGTCAACAACCAGTGGCCGTCTCAATGCGGCCGCAGAAGCTGCGGAAGTGGCAACATCTAACGTACAGACTGTTGCAAGTGCAGCAGAAGAAATGTCTGTCAGTAACAGGCAGATTGCTGACCAGATGGTTCAATCATCACGGTTATCACAATCGGCAACAGCAGAAAGTGAAAGCACAACGGTTACGGCTGGCCAATTGAACACCGTCGTTGGCCGCGTTGCCGATGTGACGAACCTCATTCAGGAGATCGCGGAGCAGACGAACCTCCTGGCACTCAATGCAACCATTGAGGCCGCTCGTGCCGGGGATACCGGAAAAGGATTTGCCGTTGTCGCTGCCGAGGTGAAACAGCTTGCTGACCAGACATCCAAGGCGACCGAAGAGATTAAATCCCAGATTGAAGAGATGACACGTGCCTCAGTTCATACGGTTGAGGCTGTGTCAGCTATCACCGGCGCTATTCGGGAGATAAGTGAAGTGGGTGAAGCTGTCGCCAATGCGTCCGAGGAGCAGAAGGCCGCGACTGATGAAATCGCCAAGGCCTCCGACACGGCTTATCAGGGCGCGATGGAGCTCAAGAACAGTGTTGATGATGCGACCGCAATGGCCAGACAATCAGGCGATACGGCAGAGAAATTCAAAAGCGCAGCCGCAAACCTGACCGGCCGCACAGAAGAGCTTCTGAATTCGATCGACGATTTCACAAAGAAGGTGCTCGCAGCTTAAAAGAATACTGGGCGGGCTGACGCCCGCCTTTTCCCTGTTGAGACTGATTGTGGAACCAGCCCCCACGCCACCGCCTCGCCTCCCGCTGGCTGG is a window of Coralliovum pocilloporae DNA encoding:
- the metC gene encoding cystathionine beta-lyase — encoded protein: MKSSNDKESSASHPETLLTTLGRDPHNFHGFVNPPVVHASTVLYADADTFFSKNQTYSYARRGTPTSDALEQALTVLEGAAGTVLTPSGLSACSTAILSVVSAGDHLLVVDTIYQPTRHFCETVLKRMGVETTYYDPALGEDIASLFKPNTKAIFTEAPGSQTFEMQDIKAVTRAARNHDIFVLMDNTWATPLFFQPIKHGVDLSIQAGTKYIVGHSDVMLGTIAASERAWPLLQETHGNMGLCAGPDDIYLALRGLRTMGTRLKQHQTNALEMARWLEGHAEVARVLHPGLESNPGHELWKRDFTGASGLFGIILQPGSINAVKAFLDALTLYGMGYSWGGFESLAIYANPSSYRTATKWEAEGPLIRLHIGLEHFDDLKADLENGLKAYAAAR
- a CDS encoding ETC complex I subunit, translated to MAMSTGAVRIYRPAKTAMQSGQAKTQRWVVEFEPSSAKSVEPLMGWTSSTDMNQQVRLSFETREDAISYAERNDLPYRVTEPKERKRRQVAYSDNFKFNRVDGNWTH
- a CDS encoding response regulator codes for the protein MIGLKAKHVVLIADDSATVRHILRSILEREDRDLEILEASNGDECSRLLQSGQIDIAFIDQYMPGMNGIDAIRQTDCANKSAFIVVMSANATDADIENARKAGVYEFLKKPFQASDVQQLLAQHDHISIMRPILIVDDSKVVRKLVRQVLENSQFNLSVSEAAHSDTACQLASRIPFNLALIDFNMPGKNGLETARLIRSLQPQARIILMTSEATPELVARARQDRLAGFLKKPFYREELDQILHLVLGLQAPRFDNSTPEEEPDDVVML
- a CDS encoding DUF192 domain-containing protein; the protein is MLLLLMTVISSGNPVFANADEVRILTKGGEHVFRTTVADTDDRRARGLMFRRSMAADDSMLFDFRSEQPVFFWMKNTFVPLDMIFVKSDGAIAHIHHDAVPQSETIIPSGQPVRYVLEVVAGTARRLGLVTGDRIVHPVIKP
- a CDS encoding cold-shock protein, which gives rise to MGAKYSPESRPDDGFSEEAAVDVLEISGVIKWFDVAKGYGFIIPDADLPDVLLHVTCLRRDGYQTAYEGARIVCEVLNRPRGLQAFRILSMDDSSATLPTEQPQMQPFIDVTPTSDLETATVKWFNRIRGFGFLTQGDDSQDIFVHMETLRRYGIAELRPGQVVLVRYGDGPKGKMATEIRPVAGASGPSAH
- a CDS encoding SIR2 family NAD-dependent protein deacylase — translated: MTADPVSLLRSMIEEAGRIVFFTGAGISTESGIPDYRSPGGLWTRMQPIPYQDFIASEDARLEDWSRRFMMQAVFSEAEPGKAHTFMADLIRQGRASAAITQNIDGLHERSGVSPDRVVALHGHGTFSRCLGCGERAELDDMQRIVDETGLSPRCETCGELHKAAVISFGQALSEQDLHKAINYSSDCDLFIAVGSSLQVQPAASLPLVAKQGGARLALVNGEETPLDDLADCVIHGQIGPVFDALAENE
- a CDS encoding alpha/beta hydrolase fold domain-containing protein, giving the protein MYTATEVDGIALQHAVDMVDLVEVVVRCHRLGTQGPDGQLHIYPGFGGDRTAPSYEEHAHAPMLTREDCEYYFRIYGESEFERFEASPEFAPLYQPDFSIFPRAAVFTADIDPLRDDGSQFAERLHEAGIPCRLRNDAELVHGYVRARHMSHRVKTALDEVCASVDWLLGSEPV
- a CDS encoding methyl-accepting chemotaxis protein gives rise to the protein MRDLLGKHKPSKESEPLIQAIRDIEARTEPLISKIIELRETGNQDQAKLMLMQDARPAFIDWLASINAYIDYQEAQNQKIGSSVNDVIGGFQMIMLIVSFVAVLIGLMTAAWCFVSIRALTPLTNIVTRLAEGDLAVQVPQKDAKDEVSAIYRAVSVLKTCSVEAREAQEVQSLKDSEDAESRSRELAEMAETLKQSVGLIANELQQSTRNLMIEADSLADTASTTSGRLNAAAEAAEVATSNVQTVASAAEEMSVSNRQIADQMVQSSRLSQSATAESESTTVTAGQLNTVVGRVADVTNLIQEIAEQTNLLALNATIEAARAGDTGKGFAVVAAEVKQLADQTSKATEEIKSQIEEMTRASVHTVEAVSAITGAIREISEVGEAVANASEEQKAATDEIAKASDTAYQGAMELKNSVDDATAMARQSGDTAEKFKSAAANLTGRTEELLNSIDDFTKKVLAA